From Deltaproteobacteria bacterium, the proteins below share one genomic window:
- the queA gene encoding tRNA preQ1(34) S-adenosylmethionine ribosyltransferase-isomerase QueA: MWTYELDYNLPKGLIAQYPVEPRDKARLLVLNRGEGEMIHTTFSHVGDFLRKGDVLVVNDSKVIPARLFGHKETQGKVEVLLLRKMPVDGETWECLVKRGKRLKEGAKIYFSPDLKGEVVGNGSGGKKRISFEVQGNFWEVIQRIGHIPLPPYIREGEEEEIDKEGYQTIFARHEGAVAAPTAGLHFTTELVEDMEGKGVQVVSLTLHVGLGSFQPIRAEEVEGHFLEPEFYHIPLSSAEAVNTARKGGGRIFAAGTTVVRALESAADKGGALHPQRGMTDLYICPEYRFKAVDALITNFHLPRSTLLLLVFAFGGRDLIMRAYQEAIRERYRFYSYGDGMLIM; this comes from the coding sequence ATGTGGACCTATGAACTTGATTACAATCTTCCCAAAGGGCTTATTGCCCAATACCCCGTTGAACCAAGGGACAAGGCCCGTTTGTTGGTCCTGAACAGAGGGGAAGGAGAAATGATCCACACCACCTTCTCTCACGTGGGGGATTTTTTGCGGAAAGGGGATGTATTGGTGGTAAACGATTCCAAAGTAATCCCAGCCAGGTTGTTCGGGCACAAGGAGACCCAGGGGAAGGTGGAGGTCCTGTTGTTGAGGAAGATGCCCGTGGATGGTGAGACCTGGGAGTGTCTGGTCAAGAGGGGCAAGAGATTAAAGGAAGGGGCCAAGATATATTTTTCCCCTGACCTAAAGGGAGAGGTGGTGGGCAATGGCTCTGGGGGAAAGAAGAGGATTTCTTTTGAGGTCCAGGGGAACTTTTGGGAGGTGATCCAGAGGATAGGACATATACCCCTGCCTCCCTATATTAGAGAGGGGGAGGAGGAGGAGATCGACAAGGAAGGGTATCAGACCATCTTTGCCCGTCATGAGGGGGCGGTAGCTGCCCCAACGGCCGGTCTGCATTTCACCACTGAGTTGGTAGAGGATATGGAGGGGAAGGGCGTACAGGTAGTTTCCCTCACCCTCCATGTTGGTCTCGGTTCATTTCAGCCCATCCGGGCAGAGGAGGTGGAGGGTCATTTTTTAGAGCCGGAATTTTACCATATACCCCTTTCCTCGGCTGAGGCCGTCAATACCGCCCGCAAAGGGGGCGGGAGGATATTTGCGGCGGGTACCACAGTAGTTAGGGCCTTGGAGTCTGCTGCCGATAAGGGAGGGGCACTCCATCCCCAAAGGGGTATGACCGATCTCTATATATGCCCAGAGTATCGGTTCAAGGCGGTCGACGCCTTGATAACCAACTTCCACCTACCCCGCTCGACCCTTCTCCTGCTGGTGTTCGCCTTTGGAGGTAGAGATCTCATCATGAGAGCATATCAGGAGGCGATCAGGGAGAGATACAGATTTTATAGTTATGGGGATGGGATGTTGATCATGTGA